In one window of Miscanthus floridulus cultivar M001 chromosome 12, ASM1932011v1, whole genome shotgun sequence DNA:
- the LOC136498259 gene encoding uncharacterized protein, with the protein MWFDHVYPLPSAPAPSAVSGLSSTSSGAPLTLESLAADVAAIARGMTAMQAAMAAMQATLAALIPPPLPPQPWQPQAIFPYAMPQTSGVVMAPGGALAPGVLDGGVDGPLFHGGSLMPTLSAASPSLDSTGAESSSPALLSTTPSLIPSFTTPSPVPPQQDSDGVFYGGVDGIQASAAQLQAVAHCLLARRQGRQHPIFKRRRPVVPTAAALQLMERKAIARASACKVFAAVRLQAAAHGLLARRRLQKMRSPMHEVTLAAVDLSIGERDLAWSVDLAWSDGHQQPRQPAVVFRRKHGVFSVGGELQLCGTGDMGAASLLVTGGDALPSAIAFRHRPPRARLRWLLLPPILGGHTRAPLSFRWSPWDPGGYTRASPASGGCPPYLQESKK; encoded by the coding sequence atgtGGTTCGATCATGTCTACCCCCTGCCATCAGCGCCAGCGCCGTCAGCCGTGTCGGGGTTGTCGTCCACATCCTCGGGAGCGCCCCTGACGTTGGAATCTTTGGCCGCCGACGTGGCTGCGATCGCCCGCGGCATGACGGCCATgcaggcggccatggcggccatgcagGCGACCCTGGCCGCCCTCATCCCACCACCTCTCCCTCCACAGCCGTGGCAGCCGCAGGCGATCTTCCCCTACGCCATGCCTCAGACCAGCGGGGTTGTCATGGCGCCTGGCGGCGCCCTGGCTCCGGGCGTCCTCGACGGCGGGGTGGACGGCCCCTTGTTCCACGGCGGCAGCCTGATGCCGACGCTCTCCGCCGCGTCGCCCTCGCTGGACAGCACGGGCGCGGAGAGCAGCAGTCCCGCGCTgctttccaccactccttcactgATCCCGTCGTTCACCACCCCCAGCCCCGTGCCGCCACAGCAGGACAGCGATGGCGTCTTCTATGGGGGCGTGGATGGCATCCAGGCATCGGCGGCGCAGCTGCAGGCGGTGGCGCATTGCCTCCTAGCGCGCCGGCAGGGACGACAACACCCCATCTTCAAGCGGCGGCGTCCAGTCGTCCCTACAGCAGCAGCCTTGCAGCTCATGGAGAGGAAGGCGATTGCGCGGGCAAGTGCCTGCAAGGTGTTTGCGGCGGTGCGGCTACAGGCTGCGGCGCATGGCCTCCTAGCGCGCCGGCGGCTGCAGAAGATGCGCTCACCTATGCACGAGGTGACCTTGGCGGCGGTCGACCTCAGCATAGGGGAGCGCGACCTAGCATGGTCGGTCGACCTCGCCTGGTCGGATGGCCACCAGCAACCGCGCCAACCTGCTGTTGTCTTCAGGCGCAAGCATGGTGTTTTTTCCGTGGGCGGCGAACTCCAACTCTGCGGCACCGGCGATATGGGAGCAGCTTCCCTCCTTGTCACCGGCGGGGACGCACTGCCTAGCGCCATCGCATTCCGCCACCGTCCGCCACGAGCACGTCTCCGTTGGTTGCTGTTGCCACCAATTCTAGGTGGCCATACCCGTGCACCCCTCTCGTTCCGATGGTCTCCATGGGATCCAGGTGGCTACACACGTGCTAGTCCAGCAAGCGGAGGGTGCCCGCCGTATCTTCAGGAGTCAAAAAAATAA
- the LOC136496803 gene encoding LOW QUALITY PROTEIN: DNA mismatch repair protein MSH3-like (The sequence of the model RefSeq protein was modified relative to this genomic sequence to represent the inferred CDS: inserted 2 bases in 1 codon) has product MVEVGYRFRFFGEDAAVAAAVLGIVAHPDRSFLTASIPTFRLGFHVRRLVAAGHKVGVVRQTETAAGGAGAAPFARSLSAVYTRATIEAAAGELEGGGAAPEEGSSYLVCVVDKEVEAAGRDELQVKVGMMVIEVSTGEVVHGEFLDSDSRSGLEAVLLGLAPVEVILGTPLSYATEKIMKAYVGPTSNVRVEHVSCECFGKGGALAELITLFEKSVDNASTAEYDRKLIETNDENNNLHGIEGIMAMPELVVQALALSVRYLKGFGMERIICFGSSFRPFSAGTEFSLSANALQQLEVFRNNSDGTTEGSLFQTMNNTCTSFGSRLFRNWLTHTLCDRHLICARHDAVSEIFESMGSHHSVNNLQDGGDRSCTASARSDLCTVLPSVLALLGRSVDIQRGITRVFHCKATAKEFVGVIQSILTAGKQLQKPVLEDIGTVLSQHKPVHSSLLRRLISTASSSTVLNSAMKLLSCLNKDAADQGDVLNLFIASVDQFPEVAEGHVNVKMAEHKHDLLIVEYQKQLGMRNLEFKTVAGTTHLIELPVDRRVPSNWIKINSTKKAIRYHTPEILKNLDNLLLAKEELAVICRSMWHKFLTDFGKYYAQFQAVVESLAALDCLYSFAVLAKQNNYIRPIFVHDNEPSQIHIKDGRHPVLESLLGTNFVPNDTELHTDGEHCQIVTGPNMGGKSCYICQVALITMMAQVGFFVPASSAMLHVVDGIYTRMGASDSIQQGTSTFHEEMNEASNISRNRTSRSLVIIDELGRGTSTHDGVAIVYATLHYLLKEKKCIVIFVTHYPKILDIQREFEGSVGAYHVSYXLEVTDKQVETRPEANDLGEIIFLYKLVAGASDRSFGLNVALLAQLPSRCIKRASVMAAKLQEELSAREENKLRRTTDAPTVDGPSESSAEVGLLCAQPYQQLAETCRRVLLNITMAQSNNDVANTLPSLKNAQEIARKAI; this is encoded by the exons ATGGTCGAGGTGGGCTACCGCTTCCGCTTCTTCGGCGAGgatgccgccgtcgccgccgcggtgCTCGGCATCGTCGCGCACCCGGACCGCAGCTTCCTCACCGCCAGCATCCCCACCTTCCGCCTCGGCTTCCACGTCCGCCGCCTCGTCGCCGCGGGCCACAAGGTCGGTGTCGTGCGCCAGACCGAGACCGCGGCCGGGGGCGCGGGAGCCGCCCCGTTCGCGCGGAGCTTGTCCGCGGTGTACACGCGCGCCACGATCGAGGCCGCGGCAGGCGAGCTGGAGGGTGGCGGCGCCGCGCCTGAGGAGGGGAGCAGCTACCTCGTCTGCGTCGTGGATAAGGAGGTGGAGGCGGCGGGGAGGGACGAGCTTCAAGTGAAGGTTGGGATGATGGTGATAGAGGTGTCCACGGGTGAGGTAGTCCACGGGGAGTTCCTGGACAGCGACTCCAGGAGCGGACTCGAAGCTGTGCTACTTGGATTGGCGCCTGTGGAGGTCATCCTCGGGACACCACTCTCTTACGCCACAGAGAAG ATTATGAAGGCATATGTGGGACCCACCTCGAATGTGCGGGTTGAGCATGTATCATGTGAATGTTTTGGCAAGGGTGGTGCTTTGGCTGAACTGATAACTTTATTTGAAAAGTCTGTGGACAATGCTTCTACGGCTGAATATGATAGAAAGCTGATAGAAACAAATGATGAAAACAACAATCTTCATGGGATTGAG GGTATCATGGCGATGCCAGAGCTAGTTGTTCAAGCATTAGCATTATCGGTTCGATATCTCAAAGGTTTCGGCATGGAAAGGATAATATGCTTTGGTTCTTCATTCCGGCCATTTTCTGCTGGTACAGAATTTTCCTTATCAGCAAACGCTCTTCAACAACTTGAG GTATTCAGAAACAACTCAGATGGTACAACAGAAGGGTCTCTGTTCCAAACTATGAACAATACATGCACATCTTTTGGGTCTAGATTGTTTAGAAACTGG TTAACGCATACCTTATGTGATAGACATCTGATTTGTGCTCGTCACGATGCGGTATCTGAGATTTTTGAATCAATGGGATCACATCATTCAGTTAACAATCTTCAGGATGGAGGGGATAGATCCTGCACAGCTTCAGCGCGTAGTGATTTGTGTACTGTCCTTCCATCAGTTTTAGCATTGCTGGGAAGATCAGTTGACATTCAAAGAGGAATAACAAGGGTTTTTCATTGCAAAGCCACAGCTAAAGAG TTTGTTGGTGTTATCCAGTCTATCCTCACAGCTGGGAAGCAGCTGCAGAAGCCTGTTCTTGAGGATATTGGCACTGTCTTGTCTCAGCATAAACCTGTGCACTCCTCTTTGCTGAGAAGGCTAATAAGTACAGCTTCGTCATCCACTGTACTTAATAGTGCTATGAAACTTCTGTCTTGTCTTAACAAAGATGCGGCTGATCAAGGAGATGTGCTAAACCTATTCATTGCATCTGTGGATCAGTTCCCAGAG GTTGCAGAAGGTCATGTAAATGTAAAAATGGCTGAACATAAACATGATTTATTGATCGTGGAGTACCAGAAGCAACTTGGTATGCGCAACTTGGAGTTTAAAACCGTAGCTGGAACCACCCATTTGATCGAA CTACCAGTAGATAGAAGGGTACCATCAAATTGGATAAAGATAAATAGCACAAAAAAGGCCATCAGATACCACACCCCTGAAATATTGAAGAACCTGGACAATCTATTACTGGCTAAGGAGGAACTAGCTGTTATATGCAGGTCTATGTGGCATAAATTCCTAACAGATTTCGGCAAGTACTATGCACAGTTTCAAGCAGTTGTTGAATCTCTTGCAGCTCTGGACTGCCTCTACTCATTTGCGGTTCTTGCAAAGCAGAAT AATTATATACGGCCTATTTTTGTCCATGATAATGAACCAAGTCAGATTCACATCAAAGATGGACGCCATCCG GTTCTGGAGTCTTTGCTTGGAACCAATTTTGTTCCAAATGACACCGAGCTTCACACGGATGGTGAGCACTGCCAGATTGTCACAGGACCAAACATGGGAGGAAAGAGTTGCTACATTTGCCAAGTTGCATTAATTACCATGATGGCCCAG GTTGGTTTCTTTGTACCGGCTTCATCAGCTATGTTGCATGTTGTTGATGGAATTTATACCCGAATGGGTGCATCTGATAGTATTCAACAAGGAACAAGTACCTTCCATGAAGAGATGAATGAAGCTTCAAACATATCGCGTAACCGCACATCTCGATCCTTAGTTATCATCGATGAGCTTGGTCGAGGCACAAGCACACATGATGGCGTCGCTATTGTTTACGCTACTTTACACTATCTTCTCAAAGAGAAAAAATGCATTGTCATTTTTGTCACTCATTATCCAAAGATCCTTGATATTCAGAGAGAATTTGAAGGTTCTGTTGGGGCATATCATGTTTCATA TTTGGAAGTTACTGATAAACAGGTGGAAACTAGGCCAGAGGCAAATGATCTTGGAGAAATTATTTTCTTGTACAAACTTGTTGCTGGAGCTTCAGATAGAAGCTTTGGTCTTAATGTTGCCCTGCTTGCACAG CTTCCATCTAGATGTATAAAGAGGGCATCAGTCATGGCAGCCAAACTGCAAGAAGAGTTAAGTGCGCGTGAGGAAAATAAGCTTCGGAGGACAACGGATGCACCAACTGTGGACGGACCATCTGAAAGTTCTGCAGAAGTTGGTTTGCTTTGTGCACAGCCTTACCAACAATTGGCAGAAACATGTCGCAGGGTACTGCTGAACATCACGATGGCTCAAAGCAATAATGATGTAGCGAACACACTTCCTTCTTTGAAGAATGCGCAGGAAATTGCACGGAAGGCGATATAA
- the LOC136496248 gene encoding classical arabinogalactan protein 5-like yields the protein MGKPKQQASLDGTLDTDCLAWMLPGCCLYDATAPGFHPNRRPRPGQPHQGPQVLSRFFSPKPAPAPGPSPAAADPPPTPPPPPPPNPKPSAAHPPVSTVASFSPAKRARALSVSPKSPAAKRPNPTLLLPVTPSAAGSWSRSTRRRRLGL from the exons ATGGGCAAGCCCAAGCAGCAGGCTAGTTTGGATGGAACCCTGGACACAGACTGCCTGGCCTGGATGCTTCCTGGATGCTGCCTGTACGAC GCAACCGCACCAGGGTTCCATCCAAACCGGCGCCCGCGCCCAGGGCAACCGCACCAGGGCCCTCAAGTGCTTTCCCGCTTCTTCTCCCCGAAGCCGGCGCCCGCGCCCGGGccctcgcccgccgccgccgacccgccgccgacgcctccgcctccgcctcccccCAACCCTAAACCCTCCGCGGCGCATCCGCCCGTCTCCACCGTCGCCTCCTTCTCCCCAGCAAAGCGCGCGCGCGCCCTCTCCGTCTCCCCCAAATCCCCCGCCGCCAAACGGCCCAATCCCACCCTCCTCCTTCCCGTGACGCCGTCCGCCGCAGGCTCCTGGAGCCGCtcgacccgccgccgccgcctcggcctcTGA